A stretch of DNA from Arachis hypogaea cultivar Tifrunner chromosome 19, arahy.Tifrunner.gnm2.J5K5, whole genome shotgun sequence:
agGAATAACAATGACTGACGAAGAGTTACAAACATTTTGTCTAATAGAGATAGAGAAATTGCTACAGGCCAATGGAAAATCATTAAGAGATTTTGCTGGTATGCCTCTTCCTAATGTTGATTTGGTCTCAGAATTTAGTAATTCTATGGTGTTGCGTGAATTGGAATATGACATTTCTGTGATGCTTGAAGAACACGATTCAAATTTTTCAAAGTTGAATGAAGAACAGAAGTCAATCTATAATAGGATTATACATTGTGTTACTAACAAGGAACATGGGTTGCTTTTCATTTATGGGTTTGGTGGGACTGGAAAAACTTTTTTGTATAGACTCTTATCTGCCAAATTGCGTTCTCAAAGAAGAATTGTTATTAATGTTGCTTCAAATGGAATTGCTTCATTATTGTTACCTGGTGGTAAGACAGCTCATTCTATGTTTGGTATCCCACTTGAATTGAATGAAGATACTATTTGTAGAATTCCGAAAAATAGTCCTAAGGCTGATTTAATTCGGCTTGCTGAGCTGATTATTTGGGATGAAGCTCCAATGACTAACAAGTTGGCATTTGAAGCTTTAGACAGAAGTTTTTGAGACATAATGATGTCGATTTTAGTGTCTTACAAAGATCTACCTTTTGGGGAAAAAATCATTGTTCTTGGAGGTGATTTTCGACAGGTTTTGCCTGTTATTCCTAAAGCTTCTCGTGCTGAGATTATTATGGCATCAATCAATTCTTCAATTCTTTGGAAGCACTTTGAAGTGTTGACGTTGACAAAAAATATGCGATTAGAAAGTGCTACAAATCAATCAAATTTGGACGAATTGAAAAGGTTTTCCGATTGGATTCTTCAGATTGGAGAAGGGCGTATTGGGACAATAATTAACAAAAAGCTTTTAGTTAAAATTCCAAATGAGTTTCTGATTTTTCCTTCTGATAATCCAGTTGATGATATTATAAATGCAATTTATCCTGACATAGTTAGAAACTTTGATGATACTGGTTTTTTCCAAGACAGAGCCATATTAGCTCCAACAGTAGAAATTGTTGAAGAAATCAATGATCACATTGTTCAATTGCTACCTGGGGCAGAAAAAGAGTATCTAAGTGCTGATTCTATATGTGGTAGTGATGCTTATTGTGACGTTGATGTTGATTGGATAAATACTGAgtttttgaatcaaataaaatgtTCAGGGTTACCGAATCActcattgaaattgaagaaaggcGTGCCTATTATTTTGTTGAGAAATATTGATCCAGCTGGTGGCTTATGCAATGGTACTCGCCTTATTGTTAGAGATCTAGGAACAAATGTGATTGGAGCTGAGATTGTCTCAGGGAGTCACATTGGAGATAAAGTTTTCATTCCTCGGATGAATTTAATTCCGAGTGATGCTAGGATACCTTTCAAATTTCAACGGAGACAATTTCCTATAAACTTGTGTTTTGCAATGACTATCAATAAGAGCCAAGGTCAAACTCTATCCAGTGTTGGACTGTTCTTGCGTCGACCGGTATTTTCTCATGGTCAACTTTATGTCGCTATTTCTCGAGTAAAGAGCAAAGATGGTTTAAGAATTTTGGTATCTGGCGAGGAAAATGATGATTCTATTTTAACTCAAAATATCGTATTTAAAGAAATATTTgataagattttataatttattttgttttgtttttatattaatgttattttatgTTGTGGTTATTTTTTGTAATGATACTGCTTTATTGtattaaatataaagataaattagAATGTTAACCTATTTTATAAGATTCAGTTTATTCAAATAcgttttaacaaattatttttctatttactaAATTGTATATTTacgaaaatatctttaaaaagttttttaattagtaaaatattttttcttaatatacttttcaataattttttatttattaaattttaattttaccaaaatttctttaataaaaattatattttactattaatttttaaatatcaatgcacatttttttaaaattaaataaaaaattcttaccaatatta
This window harbors:
- the LOC112777916 gene encoding uncharacterized protein, coding for MSILVSYKDLPFGEKIIVLGGDFRQVLPVIPKASRAEIIMASINSSILWKHFEVLTLTKNMRLESATNQSNLDELKRFSDWILQIGEGRIGTIINKKLLVKIPNEFLIFPSDNPVDDIINAIYPDIVRNFDDTGFFQDRAILAPTVEIVEEINDHIVQLLPGAEKEYLSADSICGSDAYCDVDVDWINTEFLNQIKCSGLPNHSLKLKKGVPIILLRNIDPAGGLCNGTRLIVRDLGTNVIGAEIVSGSHIGDKVFIPRMNLIPSDARIPFKFQRRQFPINLCFAMTINKSQGQTLSSVGLFLRRPVFSHGQLYVAISRVKSKDGLRILVSGEENDDSILTQNIVFKEIFDKIL
- the LOC140182143 gene encoding uncharacterized protein, with product MTDEELQTFCLIEIEKLLQANGKSLRDFAGMPLPNVDLVSEFSNSMVLRELEYDISVMLEEHDSNFSKLNEEQKSIYNRIIHCVTNKEHGLLFIYGFGGTGKTFLYRLLSAKLRSQRRIVINVASNGIASLLLPGGKTAHSMFGIPLELNEDTICRIPKNSPKADLIRLAELIIWDEAPMTNKLAFEALDRSF